The Populus trichocarpa isolate Nisqually-1 chromosome 2, P.trichocarpa_v4.1, whole genome shotgun sequence genome has a window encoding:
- the LOC7496913 gene encoding GDSL esterase/lipase EXL3 — MHKQGTIRDAKNIFLLLRQPNHIRRDRESQGRSSKTMKFLLLRLTSCCFYPTLLLFLTVVCSVKSSVKLPPNVTVPALLLFGDSIVDAGNNNNIKTLVKCNFPPYGKDFEGGVPTGRFCNGKVPSDIIAKELGIKDTLPAYLDPTVLPQDLVTGVTFASGGSGFDPLTPKLVSVISLSDQLKYLKEYIGKLEAMIGEEKTKFILKNSLFFVVAGSDDIANTYFTIRARKSQYDVPAYTDLMANSASTFAQELYELGARRIGFFSTPPIGCVPSQRTLAGGAERKCAENLNEAAKLFNSKLSKKLDSLGSSLPNGRFVYIDVYNLLLDLIQNPKKYGFQVVDKGCCGTGDLEVSILCNQYTPVKCANVSDHIFWDSYHPTESAYKALVSPLLGENLNKFF; from the exons ATGCACAAGCAAGGAACCATTCGAGACgccaaaaacatttttctccTCCTTCGTCAACCTAATCACATCAGGAGGGATCGAGAAAGCCAGGGAAGATCATCAAAAACGATGAAGTTTCTTCTATTGAGACTAACGTCTTGTTGCTTTTATCCTACCTTGTTGCTCTTTCTCACTGTTGTATGCAGCGTTAAATCTTCGGTGAAGCTACCACCTAATGTTACTGTTCCAGCACTTCTGCTATTTGGGGATTCAATAGTTGATGCaggcaacaacaacaatattaaaaCACTTGTCAAATGCAACTTCCCTCCTTACGGCAAGGATTTTGAAGGAGGAGTTCCTACAGGAAGGTTTTGTAATGGAAAAGTTCCTTCAGACATCATAG CTAAAGAATTGGGGATTAAGGACACATTGCCAGCATATTTGGACCCAACAGTTCTACCCCAAGATCTGGTAACAGGAGTAACCTTTGCTTCAGGTGGCTCAGGATTTGATCCCTTGACACCCAAATTAGTG TCAGTTATATCGTTGTCGGATCagttaaaatatttgaaagaataCATAGGGAAGCTGGAGGCGATGATtggagaggaaaaaacaaagttcaTCTTAAAGAATAGTCTATTTTTCGTAGTAGCAGGCAGTGATGACATTGCCAATACCTATTTTACAATACGTGCTAGGAAATCGCAATACGATGTTCCGGCTTACACTGATCTAATGGCTAACTCAGCTTCTACTTTCGCGCAG gaaTTATATGAACTCGGAGCAAGAAGGATAGGATTTTTCAGTACACCACCAATTGGATGTGTTCCATCTCAGAGAACTTTAGCTGGGGGAGCTGAAAGAAAGTGCGCAGAAAACTTAAACGAAGCAGCGAAGTTATTCAACTCCAAGCTGTCTAAGAAGTTGGATTCTCTTGGAAGCAGCCTGCCTAATGGCAGATTTGTCTATATTGATGTCTACAATCTACTGCTAGATCTCAttcaaaatcctaaaaaatatg GTTTTCAAGTTGTGGATAAAGGATGTTGTGGTACTGGAGATTTGGAGGTATCTATATTATGTAATCAATATACTCCTGTGAAGTGTGCAAATGTTTCCGATCATATATTTTGGGACAGCTACCATCCAACTGAAAGTGCTTATAAGGCACTCGTTTCTCCTCTCCTCGgagaaaatttgaacaaattcTTTTGA